A stretch of DNA from Eschrichtius robustus isolate mEscRob2 chromosome 12, mEscRob2.pri, whole genome shotgun sequence:
CTACCGTTTCTGCTTTCCGTGTTGGATCTTCTGTTTCCTGTCTCCCGTGCCTTCCCCATTCTTAGCTTACTCTCTTGTTCAGGGAGCACATCCTCCATCcttaaaagaaggagaaaggaccACTTTTGTGGCACCTTGTACATCTGATAATGTCTTCATTCATCATTAATGGTTTAACTGGCATGCCATTCCAGTGGTTAGCGTTTTATTCTGAATTTTGTACGTGCAGCTCCTTTGTTTTCTGCTCTCAGTGTTGCTGTTGAGACTTCTGGAGTCATTTTGATTCCTGACCCTTTGTATATGATCTGATTTTTCCTGGAAGCCTGTAGAACCTTCTCTTTCCCTCCAGAGTTGAGAGATTTCACAGTGATCTCTTTGGGTTTGGGGCCTGTTTTCACCCTTATGTTGGACCCTGGGTGAGCCCTTTCAGTTTGGTAAGTCACATCTTTCAGTTTTCTGTGTGTGAGACCATTGGCCATGAGGGCTAGCAGGGATGGGGGTGTCAAGTGGCTGGGGAAGCAGCGAGGAGCACAGTCCTAGTGGCCAGAGGAGCGGGCCAAGCCCCCTGAAGCCTAGCCCCCTCCCGCTCACAGCCTAGTTCCCAGGAggactgaggaggaggaggaggaggagctggaggagaccGCACAGGAGAAGAAGCTGCGCTTGGCCAAGCTCTACCTTGAACAACTTAAGCAGCAAGGTGAGCCTGTGGACTGGGCAGGTGAGGGGCGGGGCCTATGCCTGAGACTGCCTGCTGTGGCCCCAGCCACCTGGTGGGTGACTGATGCAGGTAGCCGGTGggctgctggggctgctgctgctggcggCCCTGTGGGAGGGTGGCTAGGGGCTCTAATGGATCTCCTGGGGTGGGCCAGGCCTTCAGGGGGCTTCAGACTGATCTGATAAGTAAAggcagggggtgggcaggaggagaCCATCCAGCCCTCCCTTCCCTTTGGCTGAGGTGGCCTGAACTTCCATGGGACACAGCCCAAATGTTCAGGGCCCAGGACTGAGGtggtgggtggggatgggaagggaAAAGCGGGGTGTTGGCCTGGGTTTACTTGGCTTGGTCTGTCCTACACAGAGGAGGAGAAGGCCGAGGCCCGCGAATTTGAGGAGGACCAGGTGGCGGGGAGGCTGAAGGAGGACGTGGTGAGTGTGGAgggagggtggtgggaggggagggatggggctGGTCCTGCTCCTGGGATCTCACCCCTCTCCTCTCCATGCAGCTCGAGCAGAGAGGCAGGCTGCAGAAGTCGGTGGCAAAGGAGGTGAGCAGACAGGGCACTTTGGTGTCAGATTGGAGGGAATCACCTGGGTTGGTGGGCAGATGGCCCAACTGGGGACTCAGGCTGTGGGGTCTTTGCTGTGGAACATAGTGGGCACTTGGGCAGACAGGGTCAGGTAACGGCCTGGTCCTGGCAGCCCTGGGTCCGGTTTTCCTTCTGGGCAGTGTGGTGGGAAAGGATGGCAtgcgtgtgtgtggaggggggccTTCCTGCCCCCAGTCACGGTGACCCGGCCCCTGCCTGCCTAGATCCAGGCCCCAGACTCTGCTGACATTCGAATCTTACGGGGTCACCAGCTGTCCATCACATGTTTGGTTATCACCCCTGACGACCTGGCCATCTTTTCTGCCTCCAAAGACTGCACCATTATTAAGTGTGAGTGAGTGCCTGGGTGGGGGTGCAGCCGCGAGGGATCATCTGGGCCGGCTGGTCTGGGGAGGAGGGAATAATCAGGGAAAACCGAGACCCGACGGGGGAAGCTTCCGGAGACAGGTTTGCTTCCGAAGAGGTGTTTTCTGGATGACAATGGAAGCttctgcccaggagtgggacttgTGAGCTCCCTGTCAATGTCATTGGAGATGATGGAGTGGAGGCAGGATGATGATTTAATGGGAATTGATGCTTCAGGTGGGCAGTTGGACTAGAGGACACTCGAGGCTCTGCACAGTCCTGGGATTGAGTTCCTGGTCCTCCTGGGTTCCTGGCCTTTGACCACTGAGGGCTGTCCTCATCCACCCAGAGTAGTAACAGGAAGAGCTCATACCATCAGTCCCAAGCACTTTCCTGTCCCTTTTCTTCCGGGCTTCATGGCTGCCCTTTGGGATTATTGTCAccacttaacagatgaggaaactgaggtgactTGTCCAGGGGCTCACAGTGGCTGAGCCAGATCTTCTGACCTGAGGCCAGGACTTTTTCCGTGGTGCCACGCTGCCCTTGAGGTGGGTTGCCAGACAGTCCTACCTTCTGTCCCAGTAGCAtctcttttcccccttggtgtcagGGAGCGTGGAAAGTGGACGGAAGCTTCATGTGATCCCTCGAGCCAAGAAGGGTGCCGAGGGGCAGCCCTCCGGCCACAGTAGCCACGTCCTCTGCATGGCCATCTCCTCCGATGGCAAGTACCTGGTAAGGCAGGGTTGGCCCCGGGAGTAGGTGAGAGGTGTGGGCACATGGTGGGTGCCCGTGGCCATTGCCCTTGTCTCCATAGGCCTCGGGTGACCGCAGCAAGCTCATTCTCATTTGGGAGGCCCAGAGCTGCCAGCACCTGTACACCTTCACAGGACACCGGGACGCCGTGTCGGTGAGAAGCTGGGCCTCCTTTAGTGGACGTTTCTCGAGCACCCGAGTGGGCCAGGCATGGTACTGGGATCCGGGTAATGGTGTGAATGAGGCAGCGGGTCCCCATCCTCAGGGCACCTGCACTTTGGTGAACAGGACAGAAACAGGGTGAAGCAATAGGGAAGAGCTGGAGGAGACTGAGTCGAGCTTGCCTAGGGAGAGGGAGGCCTCTGAGAAGTCTGTACTTGCTTGAGGGCAGGCAAGTGTGCCCCTGGCTCCACGGAGAGCCCCACAGAGCGCTCTTGATGGGGGCTGGCTCCCTGTGCCACGTGACCTGCTTTTCAGGACATCCTCCCTGGGCCTGACCTCTGTCTTGCCTGCTGTAgtccaggttcttttttttttttttttaatttattttatttatttatttaattttggctgtgttgggtcttcgctgctgcaagcgggctttctctagttgtggcgagcgggggctactcttcgttgcgttgcgcgggcttctcattgcagtggcttatctcattgtggagcacaggctctaggcgcgtgggcttcagtagttgcggcacgcgggctcagtagttgtggctcacgggctctagagcacaggctcagtagttgtggcacacgagcttagttgctccgcggcatgtgggatcttcccggagcagggatcgaacccatgtcccctgcattggcaggcggattctcaaccactgcgccaccagggaagcccagtccagGTTCCTTTTGCCCTCTTTCCATGCACCCTTAGGGGCTGGCATTCCGCAGAGGCACCCACCAGCTCTACAGCACGTCCCACGACCGCTCTGTGAAGGTGTGGAATGTGGCGGAGAACTCCTACGTGGAGACGCTGTGAGTATGCGCAGGCAGAGGGCACGCGGATGTGCGCGTGCAGGTTCACGGGTGACCCCAtcctccctctgtccccctcTCCAGCTTCGGGCACCAGGATGCTGTGGCTGCACTGGATGCTCTGAGCAGGGAGTGCTGCGTGACCGCCGGGGGCCGGGACGGGACCGTGCGTGTGTGGAAGATCCCCGAGGAGTCCCAGCTTGTCTTCTACGGCCACCAGTAAGGCGGCCTGCTGCACCAGGCATTGAGGGGGCCACCCGCATGGGCTGGGGGTGAGGTTGGGCCACGCCCCTCATGGTGCCTTTCTCCAGGGGCTCCATCGACAGCATCCAGCTCATCAATGAGGAGCACATGGTGTCAGGTGCAGATGATGGGTAAGAGCTGCCTTCCACCACTGCCACTGCCCCTGGACTTGCCACGTAGGATCCTCCTGCTCGGGAGCTGTAGTAACCCTTTTCCATAGATGAGGACATTGAGGCAGAGAGCGCAGGGGACCTTATCTGCTTCCTGTGGCTGGTGTGCACTTGGTCCCTTCCTGCCGTGTGGCCCTTCTGCCCTCCCCTGGCCCCCTCACTGACCCTGCTCCCTGTCCACAGTTCTGTAGCCTTGTGGGGCCTCTCTAAGAAGCGGCCACTTGCCCTGCAGCGTGAGGCCCATGGGCTGCGGGGGGAGCTGGGCTTGGAGCAGCCCTTCTGGGTGTCATCGGTGGCAGCCCTGCTCAACACAGACCTCGTGGCCACAGGTGGGTGCCCTGTGTGGCAGAAAGGAGGGGATCTCAGGGtgggctggtggggggggggtgctcaCTGTCTCCCTGTCCCCCAGGCTCTCACAGCAACTCTGTGCGGCTCTGGCAATGCGGGGAGGGCTTCCGGCAGCTTGACCTTCTCTGCGACATCCCCCTGGTGAGTGAGGCTTGAATACCCAGCCTGTCTTTACCACACACCCAGGGCCCGTTACAGTGTTTTCCTGCCAGAGGGCAGTTCCTCAGAGCAGGGCCAGCTATGACTTCTCTTTCTAGCCCCAGCTTCTAGCACAGGGCCTGCAAGaaccctcccttcttcctctcccttccccgccTCCACTCCCCTCCTTGTCCTAGGCCCTGTCCTGGTTACTGGGATACAAGGCAGGGAAGTGTGGGCAAAGGCATGGAGGGCCTGGCCCTGTGATGGGTTCTGCATGACTGGTGCCAGACTGAATGCCAGGCTAGGGTGTGTGGACTTGGTGCAACCTAGGGCAGAGTGGCAGGATCTGTCAGTGACTTCTAGTGACAGTTCAGGGCTTGGGTCAATGGTGATGGTCATGGAGTCTCCAGAGCCAGGACCAGGAGTCAGGCCCTACTTGGCGTACA
This window harbors:
- the RRP9 gene encoding U3 small nucleolar RNA-interacting protein 2, with the translated sequence MSATGAARKRGKPASGAGAGAGAGKLRRKGDSSGDKGKSKGGGKMNEEISSDSESESLVPRRTEEEEEEELEETAQEKKLRLAKLYLEQLKQQEEEKAEAREFEEDQVAGRLKEDVLEQRGRLQKSVAKEIQAPDSADIRILRGHQLSITCLVITPDDLAIFSASKDCTIIKWSVESGRKLHVIPRAKKGAEGQPSGHSSHVLCMAISSDGKYLASGDRSKLILIWEAQSCQHLYTFTGHRDAVSGLAFRRGTHQLYSTSHDRSVKVWNVAENSYVETLFGHQDAVAALDALSRECCVTAGGRDGTVRVWKIPEESQLVFYGHQGSIDSIQLINEEHMVSGADDGSVALWGLSKKRPLALQREAHGLRGELGLEQPFWVSSVAALLNTDLVATGSHSNSVRLWQCGEGFRQLDLLCDIPLVGFINSLKFSSAGDFLVAGVGQEHRLGRWWRIKEARNSVCIIPLHRAPRPPAAGS